In the genome of Juglans microcarpa x Juglans regia isolate MS1-56 chromosome 6S, Jm3101_v1.0, whole genome shotgun sequence, the window GGGTGACACTTGACGTGAGGAGTATGTGTCTTGGGTGCTGAATTTGACAAGCTTGAGGTGAATTTTGTGTCATTCCTAGGTAGCTTTCTgcgtctctccctctccccctttTTCCGTCAGCTACATGCCTCAACTCCTTCATCCTAGCTTGACATGTGTCCAATTTAGAAGGTTGTGCCATGCATGTGGCGCCTAACACTTCATCCGAAAATCCCTATGCCCTTTTGGGCTTCATCCACTTTTCTTCCAAGTTTCCAATGTGGGGTTGACATGTGTCAGTTTAGCCATTTTCTAGAAAGACCAAAAATTCCTTTTCTTGCCATGTGGCACCTCTTTCTTGTCCCATGGTCTAACTTGGGCTTTCTAAAGCAAATACCCTTCATGGGCTTATTTCCTTGGACCAAGTCCCTCTATTTCCTTTTGAGGGCTAATAAGCCTTATACTAAAAAGATCCATATCCaacataaaaatagaaattaaccTAATGGGCTCTTCCATACTTAACCAAAAATCTAAAGACACAtctcatccataaaaatataaacacgaTTCCTTATGAAAATTTGGGATGTCACAACAATATTGGATAACCATTCAGGATAATGTACTTCCTTGATCAACCCTGCAGAGAGCAAACATTCTACTTCCTCAGTGATGGCTGCGTATTTCTTTGTCTTGAACGATCTTCTCTTTTGAAGCACCTTTTTGTGCATGGGGTCCACGCACAATTGGTGTTCGATAATGTTGTTATCAATCTCAGGCACAGCTTCATGACTCCAGGCGAATACATCCCGGTGCTCTACTAACAATTGCTTTAGGGCCTCCTGGTCTTCTAGGGGGATTTTAGTTCCAATATGCATTGTTGCGTTGGGGCAATTTGGGTATAACGTTATGATCTCCAAGGGCTCATTCACCTCTACTTGCTATAGGTTTAGCTCATCCCTCACCTCTCCGCCCTTGCCCAGAAGGACCGTggttgtgaagaagaaggatggatcgatgagaatgtgtattgattacaggaaacttaatcgggtgaccataaagaataagtacccgctaccccgtatagaagatttgtttgatcagctttAGGGTGTtcaggtattttcaaagattgatcttcgattGGGTTACCATCAATTGAAAATCAGGGCAGAAGATGTGGCTAAGATGGCTTTCAAGACCCgatatggccattatgagtttttggtcatgccttttggcctgactaatGCCCCAATagtattcatggatttgatgaacagggtgttccatgaatttttggataagtttgtggttgtttttattgatgatatactgatATACTCCAAAAATAAGACtgagcatgaagaacatttgaagttggtacttaggacactcagagataaaaagttgtttgctaaattgaagaagtgtgaattttggcttgattcaatcacCTTTCTAAGGCATGTAGTTTCAAAAGATGACATTTCAGTGGACCCGGGAAAAGTTGAAGCAATAGTTAATTAGTAGGCACCGaagaatgttcatgaggttagaagtttcttgggattggCGGGTTATTACTGTCgattcattgatgatttctccaggatagcagttcctctcactgcactcaccaggaaaaataataagcttgaatggacagcaaagtgtgaagaaagcttccaggAGTTGAAATAGAGATTAGTGACAGCTACGGTATTAACAGTCCCCATTGCTAGAGGTGGATTTGTAGTCTATAGCATTGCATCAAGGCTTGGATTGGGGTGCATACTGAggcaacatgggaaggttatagcatATGCCTCACGCCAACTAAAAGTatatgagcagaattatcccacaCATGATCTGGAACTCGTGGCAatcatttttgcacttaagatttggagatACTATCTGTATAGAGAAAAATGCGAAATTtatacggatcacaagagtttgaaatatttcttcacccaaaaggaattaattatgaggcagaggagatggcttgagttgatcaaggattatgattgcaccatcaattatcacccaggcaaagctaatgttgtagccgacgCCTTAAGTAGGAAGTCAATGGGACCTGCAGTTGCAACCCTTACCACTCAACATAGGTTGTTAATGGACTTAGAAAGAGCCAGAATTGAGGTCATCACTAGTGATACAAATACTTTCATGGCCAGTTTGATAATTTAACCTACcttgatagatagaatcaaagctgCTCAAAAAGTGGACCCAGggttggtgaagctagtggaagaagtagggaacggggacaaacctgaTTTTAGCATTTccgaggatggagttttgaggtttaAAGGTAGATTATGCGTACTAGCTAATGATGAACTAAAAAGGGTAATTCTTGAAGAAGCACACCGTTCTTTGTACACAGTTCACCtagggagtaccaagatgtatcgggacttgagagagtctttttggtggaatggtatgaaaagagaaattgctaaatttgtagAATAgtgcctaacttgccaacaggtgaaGGCGAAGCATCAGAGACCAGCATGATTATTACAGCCACTCCAGATTCCAGAGTGAAAGTGGGAGCATATCTCTATGGACTTTGTGATAGGCCTACCAAGGACATTAAGCggacaagatgctatatgggtgatcgtggatcgcttaACGAAGATCGCTCACTTTGTGCCcatcaaagtttcttataagctAGAGAAACTAGCTGAGCTGTATGTGcaggagatagtgaggttgcatgaacttccggtatccattgtgtcggatagagaccCTCGTTTCACTTCCAAGTTTTGGCAAAACTTACAagaggcaatgggtactaagttaagtttcagtactacttttcatcctcagacagatgggTAGTCAAAAAGGACTATTCAGATCTTAGAAGATATGTTGAGGGCatgtgtgatggattttaagggaacttgGATGTGACATCTACCATTggtcgagtttgcttataataatagtttccatGCTAGCATTGGAATGGCACCCTACGAGGTTGTGTATGGCAAAAGgtgtagatctccattgtattgggatgaagtaggtgaaatGAAACTTTTGGGGCTagagattattcagcagaccacGGAGAAGATAGATATTGTTCGAGCTAGACTGAAAACAGCTTAGAGTcaacaaaagagttatgcagataatCGTCGCCGCTAGttagagtttgaggttggaAATAAGGTATTTTTGATGATAGCAccgatgaaaggagttatgagatttggaaagaagggcaaACTGAGCCCTAGATTTATCGGACcctttgagattcttgatcggaTTGGACCTTTGGCTTATAGGGTAGCACTTCCACCAGTACTTGCGGGGGTGCACAATGTATTTCATGTTTCCATGTTGAGGATGTATGTCCCTGACCTCACCCGCATTATTGACTATAAGCCACTTCAGATTCAGGAAGATATGACTTATGCGAAAGAACCAGTAcgaattttagaaaagaaagaacaagtgATACGGACTCGAACTTTTCCCTTGGTTAAGGTattgtggaataatcatgctacTAATGAAGCTTCTTGGGAATTGGAAGAAGAGATGCGAGATAAACACCCATGCCTTTCTGATGGGAGTTTTGATAACTTGTAACAAATTCtgaggatgaaatttttgtaAGGGGGAGAGGATGTGAGACCCAGGCTCGTGAACAAGGCCCAGCCTTCTTGGAGAACCAAATACGGAACCGTTAGGTAAGCATCCCTTTGATCAGTTTTTCCTTCCCGATTCTTCCTCTCATCAATTTTTTCTTCCTCACACATTTTTCTCTCCCATGAAATCTCACTTTCCCAACTTCCTCTGTTCCGTTGCTTGATCATTTTTCAGTTCCCTCAcatacaacaaaaaaatcagCATCCTCTCTCTCGCCCTCCTGCAATTTTAGTGTGGCTCTTTTTTGCTAGAATTTTTTTCAGTTTGGTGCCGCCGATCACTTCCTACACTGGTAAGTTCagtctctctttccctctcatttttttttacacttagACTCTTAACTACAACCCCTTTCAGCCGACCCCCCTCTTTCTCATCACATGCAGATTTTtgctttgtgatttttggtaTGGCATTTTCGTGGGTCCCTGAAGTTTTGGTAACTGTTGAAGCCCATCACTAGAGATACTATCGATCATTGGTAGGCCATTCtcattctctgtttctctttcacacacacacattcactccatgttatttttttttcactccaaTGAAATTCCTGTGATATGATTTCAAAATATGTAGTCCGTGAATTTtctaggtattttttttttgtgtgtaaaCAAATACCTTGTGTTGGAATGGTCTTTTAGTTTGGATTAATTGGGTTGGATGTGCAGTGATCAAATGGATACTCGGGATTGAGTAGTGGTTGTTTTTGTACTATTCGGGTTTTTATACGACCGTTGGAGTGGAGGTTAAATTATTTGGAGGtacattattgttgttttggttgagttgttggTAGTTGCTTGGAGTTAGGGGTCATTGAAGTGGGGTtgatatattgattatttgagtttgacgttgacTTTGGTCGGTGTATAGGTCAATATCAAAATTGGTCTAtcgtattttgggttgaagtgtggGTTGTCCATATTATTATATGGCtatttgagttgagttattttgctataatatggtttggaattatgggttttaattatttagattgAAGTTGGGTCATTGGTCATTTAACActtggaatatattttttttctatcaataggtgacgagattatTAGAGCTTGAATTCAcggcatagataatacgctgcaggagtcaggtaagcggggttcctatgctaggctttataCGAGTTATTAAGACTGAGGttaactttctgaaaactttgtatattttgtgatgaaatgagaacttgggaaaaaaaaaccaacatcggtcgcttatttgctttacttatgaaatctgtatgaaaaatggaaaatattttctgacatgcattgtgtagacatgagctaaattttgtcattttgtctctgaaatctgaaaaagagcgatattgagaatctgaaaaattgtgcattgattttgaaagatgctctgacttttgttttcagtatgtgagaatgatttgattatgttttggtattctgttttattttgatatggcatctgaaaacctttggcatggtatactgattttgtatctgactttGTCTCTGCTtttctctgctctgctctgttattctctgctctgtttgggttggtaccaacttctttgTCTTTGAGttcacccactttggaaacaaagtggttttattgtggtctttcctgtgtgcacactcagggctccgagaagaataaaggaaatatttcacctctgtctctgcttgGTTTGGCTACCGGgattagcacaaccctaccacaagggtgaaacatggtctctgctctgtgagatgctttgttttgatgtgatgaggatgctcaggttatgttatgccaaagtactctaGGTTTTACTtctcttaaaaccatcgctctgttacttttgaaaacatgttttgttctacataataactctgaaaaatattttgttctgcatactgtactttgtaaatgctcatgtttgcacccTAGCATATGTATtctacttattgagttgttgataactcaccctccttatcttcataatattttcagataatgtGGAGAGTCCAATTGAGGACCTAGATTAGGAATTGTGAGCATGTTTAAGCTGAGGAGTGGTGCTAAAAGAAGGAATtttgatgtcttttagatttgatgtcttttagatttaattatgttttttttggtttagtAGGACTTATGGAATTATCATTTTGGTATATTAcgactaccgggagattgtggactccttggtttattattattgcagtaatgactttgtggagtttataatgtgtttatttagaagatatgaaattgatttttgcttatgaagtctttggagatttttagatgtgttgggagacatgtttataagtgacaagTAATAATTTTCCTACCCACCCAGGTATGGGGCGTTACAGTGAGGGTTTTGTAAATACAAGTGATTCTGAGGCTTCTCTGTGAAAGATATTGATCATCAATAAAACTATGAAGCCATTCCTACCGTGGACGTAGACCATTAGggtcgaaccacataaatcaattgtgttgattctttattttctttattccttttatttctttgattattgttcttgatattattttgtttcttgataTTTCTTGGTTCTGTTCTAAGATTTGTATTATTTCGAATCTTGTTGGTTTTGCcagtgtattttttatatcaatcttTGTTATTCTGAGTTCTGTATATAAGGGACTGTTGAATAAATCTTTAcagaaaccctagcagagcaaaCTTTTTTCGTATAAGGAAACTTTAGTATCGTGACAACGATTTTAATTacatctacatatatatatatatatatatatatatataagggaggCAATAATAAATGCTCCATTTCAACTAgtatagtaaaagaaaaaaaataaaatggagataTGAGACCAATAACTTGATCCACGCCCATTTCTTACAAGGAGGAGCCGCCATTAGTGGTTTTGATATAGTCCATTTCGAACCATAATATCATGGCTTAAAAGTCTTTAATAGTTTGGATTGATGGAAGAAGTCCTCTTACTCATAATTCATGGTTGTTAGAAGCGAGAATATAAGAAAATAGTATGCGGAAGATGGTTTAGATCGCTTACAAACAACCTTCAGTGATTGTACCTGTGCATGGGGGCCCTGCTCAAGAGGGGAGTAGGCGATGTCAATCGGATATGAAATACCCAAGTGCACTCAACCCTCTTGTTCCGCAAGTGGTGGTAGAAAGCCTTTCATAGCGTGACAGTGGgtgtagggctgagcaaaaatccgaaaatccgactccgactccggcTCCGCACcggctccgctccgactccgacaagtcggagtcggagtcggaggttttttcctcctagaagtcggagtcggagtcggagtcggattttcggatgaaccgactccgactccgaccctCCGCCtccacctccgactccgactccgtctCCGATTgtccctccgactccgcctccgactccgcctccgattttatatatattttagaagatgtgtttttctatatattaattatttaaattttatacaactatatcttatatagttaattaaactcaataatattctagttaaataatatatttatactataatatatggactaaattgactaataatagtttagtatataactagatgtaaatatcatactattacaaatttacaatattactaaatACTACCATgcaacactaaattactaatgtataaatataatagcatataatactaatgtatatataatataccataaACACTAAGAatctaagatgcataataacatcgacatgtaatattgtaatactaatgtataaacactaatctataaatttataataacatataatattaatgtataataactaaagtattatttatataaattactaatagtattaattactatatataaattagtaaaccactttaagcctatatataaattactatataaatcactatagtattaattactaatattatattacagtattactatatgatactattaactatagtgatatactagtattagataTTAGTTTACTAAtacaatcagtgatatagtCAGTATAacatttatactaatactattatatagttatactaaattaaaatcactatagcaaacactaatatataattatgctaatcatcataactaatactaatactaatatagactatagttataacttatagtattataactatactaaattattataacttatactaatatagttatactaaaatttaaatcactataagtaatactaatatagttatattactatagggtactattaactatagcaatatactagtattagtatactaatactaattactattagtgatatagttagtataatattaatactaatactattacatagtattaatatcactattagtataatatatagtattaataataactaatactaatataactattagtataactaatatcactactagtataactaatattaatactaatactaatactattagtgtcttactaatatttatatatattaatatatatatcaagttacAAGTATAAGAATTAAGAGGTTAGAGATttaatctatatacatatatatataatatatcaagtatattagtgtattactaatatttcttATACgataccttttttttaatattcatatataataatatatatatcatatatttttttatgaatcttaatatatatatatataatagataaaatagattttatactactaatatatataatacggcGCCGTTTAGATTTATACTTATACTTCCCCCcccttttcaatttcatcttcatGTGATTCGGTGAATTAGGGCTAAATAGCTAATGCATTTCGGCTGAATCGCTGATGAGACTCTGTCCCTCTCTCGCGCAGCGCCGCAGCACAGGCCCGCAGCCCTCCCTTCCCTCTCGCGCAGCAGCAGCCCTCTCTTGTAGTCGTAGACTAACACAACTCTCTCACGCAGCACTCTCTCGCACCGGCACAGCAATCTCTCGAGTCTAGCCCTGCCGCGCAGCCCTCTCGCGGAGCCTCTCCCTGGCGGAGCCCCTCCCTCGCGCAGCCCTCTCGCGGAGCCCCTCCCTCACGCAGCCCTCTCGCGGAGCTCCTCCCTCGCGGCGGCGCAGCCCTCTTGCGGAGCCCCTCTCTTGCACAGCCCCCCTCTCGCTCAGCTCCTCTCGGCTCTTGGTAGATTGATCAttgattttttctatgtttattttgatcattgattttttctatgtttatttcTAAATTTGGCATTATAGTTTAATTCATAACAAAATGATCTCCATAATTTTTGGCATTCATGCAAACACAACACTGACATTCTggcactttaattaattaaatgagccaagtgaacaaacaaattttgaatctttgatgtTAAACAGAAAGCTCATCACTCATCAGTCATCaagtttgggtttattttgttgattgttgatTAGGGAATCTGTTACCCAAAAGGgccaaaaatatgtaatttttgatATTGTTTTAGTGGTGTTTTCGTTTATATTGTTGAATgttgggtctt includes:
- the LOC121236602 gene encoding uncharacterized protein LOC121236602, whose protein sequence is MKGVMRFGKKGKLSPRFIGPFEILDRIGPLAYRVALPPVLAGVHNVFHVSMLRMYVPDLTRIIDYKPLQIQEDMTYAKEPVRILEKKEQVIRTRTFPLVKVLWNNHATNEASWELEEEMRDKHPCLSDGSFDNL